In the Psychromonas sp. psych-6C06 genome, TCTTATATTTAACTAGATGCCCAAACAATTTCAACGATTGCTTTAAAAATAAAACCGACACAACCAAAAAACAAAACGGCCCACACAATATGACGTCCAAATTTTGGAACATTACTGCGTTTTAATACGTCCTGTACAGAGAGCCCCATTAATAAAAACAGGAAAAGATAAAAACCGTACAAGCCAAGGGTCTCAATTTGTTCAGTATATTGTTGTAACATGTTCAAGGCTTCATTTTAAAGAGGGGAATATAACATATTAATTTACATTAGTGCGCGTCAATATCTGCTCTTTCTTGAAAAAATTGCATCACTAAACGATTAAATGTCTTTGCTTTTTCTGCATGTAACCAGTGACCTGTATTAGCTATAATCTTAGGTTGTGCATTAGGAAACTGTTGCATAATCGTTTTTTGATGCTCGGGTAAGATATAGTCGGAGTTACCACCTTTAATAAATAACGTAGGGGCATTAAAAACACTTTTTTCGTAGGGCCAATTTCGAATGTGTTGATAGTTATTCGCAAGCGCGGTTAGATGAAAAACAAAGTGAAAGTGTTGCTCTTTTTTGTGCAATGACTTCAATAAAAACTGTCTTATTTCAGGGCTGTCAATATATCGTGACAGTTGTTCATTTGCCTGCATTCTATTTTTAATCTTTTTAACATCAAGCAATAATAGACCATTAAACACTTCACTGTGTTTATCGGCATAGTTAACTGGTGCGATATCCGCCACAACAAGGCGCTTAACTCGCTCGGGATGAGTTAACGCACAACCCATTGCAATTTTCCCACCCATCGAGTGCCCAATAATAGAAAACGTCTGTACTTCGAGGTGATCCGCCAAGGCAAAAATGTCGGCGACCATTTCTGGATAGGTCATACTTTCACTTTGCGGACTTTTTCCATGGTTACGCACATCAATTAATACAATATGAGCGTATGCTTGTAACTCTGTGGCTAAGGTTGAGAGGTTCGACAAACTACCAAATAAACCATGGATTAAAAAAATAATCTCATTTTTATTATCTGCATCAATGTCAAAGGCCTGTTTTATTTGGTAATTAAGTAGCATAAGATATCATTTTAAGTGAAAATAAAGTCAGATTAACTAAGTGGTTGGATATTAACATATATGCAACATTTTAACGTCATTTTTTAAACTATCTGGGAGATAGATAAGTTAAAAAATGATAAATCGTAGCAAGTGGTGAAGTAATGAAGCAAATTGATATTGAAGATGATCTATACAAATTTATTTTGAATAATATACAGGCGTTTGGTGAAACGCCTTCGCAAATTTTACGTCGACTATTGAATTTACCCCCACAAATATCAGCACAAAAAACTCCTGTTTCTGACACTCCGGCTCTGGTCGAAGAAGAAAAAATAATCGTTGAAACAGCGATCGAAGAAGATTTGGTAAAGGCTTCACCTGAACCTGCGCCCGCTGAAAAGTCTGGCGCACATAGTTTTGCTGGCGCGTCTCTACCGGAAGCTTTTTCCCATGGTATTGAAGCACTGTTTAAAAGTGAAACGTTTCAAAAAGAGCCTGTAATAACTAATAAATTTAAAATGATGCTAACTACTATGTATTACGAAAATAGAAGCGCATTTATTGAGGCCGCTAAAGTGGCCAAAGGTCGATCTCGAGATTACCTTGGGGAAAACCTGGAACAGTTATTAGCTTCCGACAATAAAGAAGAAGTGGATCTATTAATTGCCAGTAAGCCACGTGATATTCCCTACACCCCTTTTTGGGTGGTAACCAATGCCAATACTGGGCGTAAACGTATTATTCTGACTCAGGTAATGGCTTATATGGGCTATCCTCACCACCTTATTGAACGCATCAAAGAAGAGATTTAAAGTCGCTGGTTGCGCAGAGTGAACTGAAACAAATAGAGAAAGGTAAATTCAGCTTTACACTTCGTTTACCTTTCTAGCGCTACTTTCGAATTAAAAAATAATTATACTGGTTATTACAGGTTGTGATAACGCATTCATTTAAAGCAGTGCTTATTGTGAGTACTACCTAAAGTTACAATTATCATATCAAAGGAAGTTTTAATTTATGGCAATTCATGAACGTGCAGGACAAACAGCAATCGCTAGCGATTTGGTCGATATTCCTAAGTTAGTTTCTGCTTATTATATTAACCTCCCGGATGTAACCGTGCCAAGTGAGCAGGTTGCGTTCGGTACTTCGGGACACCGTGGGTGTTCTTTTAACAATGCTTTTACTGAGTTGCATATTTTAGCAATTAGCCAAGCACTTGCGGAGTATCGTAAGGAGCAAGGTTATACAGGCCCAATGTTTATCGGTAAGGATACTCATGCACTTTCAGAGCCTGCATTTGCTTCTGCAGTACAAGTATTAGTTGCCAATGGTATTAAAGTGATTGTTCAGGCGGGAGGCGGTTATACACCCACCCCTGTTATTTCACACGCTATCTTGCAATACAATGAAGCAAATCCTGATAATTTAGCTGATGGTATTGTGATCACGCCATCACATAATCCCCCAGAAGATGGTGGTTTCAAATATAACCCACCAAATGGCGGGCCTGCTGATAGTGACGTTACTAAAATCATTCAAGATCGTGCTAACGAAATCCTTAATGATAACTATGATGATATTTTACAAGATGACTTTAGCGAAGCGATGCAGTCGGATCTAGTTGAAGAGTATGATTATATTCAACCTTATGTTGACGATTTAAAAAATGTTTTAAATGTTGAAGCAATTGCTAAAGCGGGTATTAAAATCGGTGTTGATACATTAGGCGGCTCAGGTGTTGCCTATTGGCCCGTTATTGCAAAAACCTACGGGCTAGATATTGAAGTAGTAAATGATAAGGTGGATCCGACTTTCTCATTTATGACGCTTGATAAAGATGGAAAAATCCGCATGGATTGTTCATCTCCTTACGCTATGGCTGGTCTGATTAAGTTAAAAGATCAATTCGATGTTGCTATCGCCAATGATCCAGATTATGACCGACATGGCATTGTGACTAAAAGCTCTGGTTTATTAAATCCAAATCACTATTTAGCGGTGGCGATTAGTTACCTTTTCACCAATCGTCCTGACTGGCCTGCGACAGCTAAAGTAGGTAAAACATTAGTTTCTAGCTCGATGATTGACCGTGTTGTTGGCCAATTAGGTCGTGAAATGTCTGAAGTGCCTGTTGGCTTTAAATGGTTTGTAGATGGATTGTTTGATGGATCATTTGGCTTTGGTGGTGAAGAAAGTGCGGGAGCATCCTTCCTACGTAAAGATGGACGTGTTTGGAGTACCGATAAAGATGGCATCATTTTAGCGTTGTTAGCAGCTGAAATTATTGCCGTAACAGGTAAAGATCCTGGTGAGCACTATGCTGAGTTTGCTGAAAAATTTGGTGCGCCAGTTTATACACGCTTCGATGCGCCAGCATCACCAGAGCAAAAAGCGGTGTTAGCAAATTTAAGTCCTGAGATGGTTGAAGCGGAAACATTAGCAGGTGAGAAAATTCTAGAGAAGCTTACTCACGCGTCGGGTAATGGTGCTGCTATTGGAGGCCTCAAGGTGACCACTGAAAATGGTTGGTTTGCTGCCCGTCCGTCTGGCACAGAAAACATTTATAAGATCTACTCTGAATCCTTCATTGGCGAAGAACATATCGCTAAAATACAAGAAGAAGCTCAGCAGATCGTTGCCTCCGCTTTTTCAAAGGCGGGTTTGTAAACACTTACACCGTTGATGTCTATCCCTGCTAATACCACTAAGCGAATTTTCATCCTTTTTTAGGCGATGACAATTCGCTTTTTTGCTTTTAAGCAATGGCAAATACAAAAAGGGGGCGTAGGAGTTGGGAGGGTGACTAAAAATTAGTAGCTAGTAATCTAGTAATTGTTGTAAATCAATTGCTTTAAAGGGGGATGACTAATTAGTGGTAAATTAATCATGTTTATATTAACTATGTCACTAAAATTTAATTAAAACAAACTATTATCAGTAGCTTGAATCTTAACGCGTATATTATCGATATTAATTTTATTGGTTCAAATTTTCATTATTTAAATATGGGTGTCACATGGCAACAATAAAAGAAGCAAAAGCAAAAAAAACAGTCGCAAAAAAAGCGCCTAAGAAAGCAACAGCAAAGAAGGCCACTGCATCGAAAGCGGTAGCTCAAGACGTTGCTAACATTTCATGTACGACCGAGCAGATGCAGCAATCGATTATCGACCGCTTGCACAAAGGGCTTGGTACTGATTCTCAAAAAGCAAATAATAAGGCATGGTGGAATGCAACCTGTTATGCCGTAAATGAAGTCGTTTTTGATAAACTGACACAAACACAACAAAACCATTCAGGTAAAGATACTCGTTCAGTTAATTACTTGTCGCTAGAGTTTCTGATGGGACGTTTACTATCCAATAACTTACATAACCTAGAGCTGTTCAAAGTAACAGAAGAAGCCTTAAAAGGGCTTGGTAAAGATCTCTATGAGATTTGTGATGAAGAGCCTGATATGGCACTGGGTAACGGCGGTTTAGGTCGATTGGCTGCATGTTTTATCGATTCATTAGCGACGCTTGGTTATCCTGCTATTGGTTACGGTATTCATTATGAGCATGGTTTATTTGCCCAATCATTCCAAGATGGCCGTCAAATAGAGCGCCCAGATACATGGCGTGAGTATGGTAATCCTTGGGAGATTTGTCGTCCTGAGTCAGTTCAGCATGTGCCACTTTACGGCTATGTTGAAACTGTTTTTGATGAGCAAGGGTCACATAAAGTATGGCATGCTGGCCAGAAATTAAAGGGTGTGCCGTGGGATGTGCCAATTGTAGGGTACGGAGCAAAAACAGTAAATATTCTTCGCCTTTGGGAAAGCCGTGCTGATGAAGCATTCGATTGGGATGTGTTTAATGCTGGTGGTTATGTTGATGCACAGGCTGAAAAGTCGCAGGCTGAAACCGTTTCTAAAGTGCTTTATCCAAATGATGAAACATTAGAAGGTAAAGAGCTACGTTTAGTGCAGCAATACTTCTTCTGTGCATGTTCAGTAAAAGATATTTTACGCCGTTTTAAACGTCATAACAGCGATTGGACAAAACTTGGCGAGAAAGTGGCTATTCAGTTAAATGATACACACCCAACCATTGCGATACCTGAATTAATGCGTATTCTTGTTGATGAAGAGCGCTTAGATTGGGATTTTGCTTGGTCAATTTGCCAAAACGTATTTGCCTACACCAACCATACGTTGTTACCAGAAGCCTTAGAAAAATGGTCTGTCGCTTTATTTGAAAAAGTATTACCGCGTCACCTTGAAATCATTTATGAAATCAACCGTCAATTCCTCGATTTAGTTGAGCAAAAATGGCCTGGTGACAATGCTAAAAAAGCGACGCTTTCTATTATTGAAGAAAGCGATGATCGTAAAGTACGTATGGCCAACTTATGTGTTGTGACAGCCTTCAAAGTTAATGGCGTGGCAGCTGTTCATTCTGAGTTAGTTAAAACAGACCTGTTCCCAGAGTTCCATGAGTTATTCCCAACGAAACTAGTAAATGTGACCAATGGTGTAACACCTCGTCGCTGGTTAAAAGCGTGTAATCCTAAACTTGCTGCCTTATATGATGAAGAAGTAGGGGCTGATTGGGTTGTTAACCTTGAGAAGTTACGTGGCGTGTTACCTAAAGCAAAAGATGTTGCTTTACAAAAGCGTTTTATGGACATCAAAAAAGATAACAAACTTGAATTGGCTAAAATCATTAAGAAATTAACCGGTGTTGAAGTATCAGCGGATGCGATTTTTGATATTCAAATTAAACGTCTGCATGAATACAAGCGTCAGCAATTAAACATGATTCATATCCTAGCGCTATATAAACGTTTATTGGATAATCCTGATTACGATATGGTGCCTCGTGTGTTTATTTTTGGCGCCAAAGCTGCACCTGGATACCATATGGCGAAACAGATCATTTTTGCGCTTAATAAGATTGCTGATAAAGTAAATAATGACCCGCGTGTTAAAGGCAAATTAAAAGTGGTATTTCTGCCTAACTATCGCGTATCTCTTGCAGAGAAGCTTTTCCCTGCTGCAGATGTGTCAGAGCAAATTTCAACTGCTGGTCTCGAAGCATCGGGAACAGGTAATATGAAGTTTGCCTTAAACGGTGCATTAACAGTTGGTACGATGGATGGCGCTAATATTGAAATGGCTGAGGAGATCGGTGCAGAGCATATGTTTATCTTTGGGTTAAGTGTCGCTGAAGTAAAAGCGCTACAGGAGAAAGGCTATAATCCTTTTGATTATTACTACAATAACCCTGAACTTAAATCTGTACTTGATTGGTTAGATTCAGATTTCTTTACACCTGGTCAACCTGGTGCGTTGTCAGATATTAAACGTACTTTACTGGAAGGTGGTGATCAGTATTTATGTCTTGCTGATTACGCGTCGTACAGTGCAGCACACTTGAAGATTGATGAAATGTACCGTAATCAGTCTATTTGGGCTGAAAAAGCGATTCTTAATTCCGGTGCAATGGGTAAATTTAACTCTGACCGCTCAATTGAAGATTACGCATCTACTATTTGGAAGTTGACTAAACATCCTCTAAGCTAGTCACTGAAAGCTTGTTTTAGAACATGAAAAGGCGATATTAAACTATCGCCTTTTTTATGTTTGGCGTTACAATTAATGCATTGAAATTTTAGAGAGTTAAAGAGGTTTTTATGTCTGAAGATAAAAATTCATGTGAAGCAGATGTATGTGAAGCATGTGGTACGATTGTTGAGCTTGGCAGTGTGATCGCAGAAGACGATACGGTTTTAGTACTTCCATTTGCAGGCGCAGAGCAAGCGGACGTAAATAAACTAGCTGAAAAATATATTAACGCAGCTAAAGCACGCTTTGAAACAGTTGAAGTTAGCCAAGTTAATAGTGCTACGGAACAAGGCTTTTCCTGCGAAGTAAGTTTGAAGTTTGAATGTACAGCTGAAAAACTAATTTTTGAGATGGGATTAAGTTCAATTTAACCTTCATGTTGTTGTAGACTTCATTTGTGAAGAGCTTACCTTGTAAGCTCTTTTTTACTTGTTGAAAATCTTAATTTCTCCTTTTCTAGCTTAATCGTTATACTATTCAGATTATTACCCTATTCTATCTATTTTATACATTGGAGAGTCCTTTGCTCATTGATGATTTACCCGTTGATCGCCGTTTATTGATGTCCCTTTCACATTTGGGGTTTACTGAAACCACAGAAATACAAGCACAGGCAATTCCTGTTGCCGTAGCAGGGAAGGATTTACTTGCATCGTCAAAGACAGGCTCAGGTAAAACACTTGCTTTCTTATTGCCAGCAATGCAACGCGTTTTAAAAACGCGTGCATTAACCAAGCGTGACCCAAGGGTTTTA is a window encoding:
- a CDS encoding DUF2788 domain-containing protein, with protein sequence MLQQYTEQIETLGLYGFYLFLFLLMGLSVQDVLKRSNVPKFGRHIVWAVLFFGCVGFIFKAIVEIVWASS
- a CDS encoding alpha/beta fold hydrolase, whose product is MLLNYQIKQAFDIDADNKNEIIFLIHGLFGSLSNLSTLATELQAYAHIVLIDVRNHGKSPQSESMTYPEMVADIFALADHLEVQTFSIIGHSMGGKIAMGCALTHPERVKRLVVADIAPVNYADKHSEVFNGLLLLDVKKIKNRMQANEQLSRYIDSPEIRQFLLKSLHKKEQHFHFVFHLTALANNYQHIRNWPYEKSVFNAPTLFIKGGNSDYILPEHQKTIMQQFPNAQPKIIANTGHWLHAEKAKTFNRLVMQFFQERADIDAH
- a CDS encoding replication initiation regulator SeqA — translated: MKQIDIEDDLYKFILNNIQAFGETPSQILRRLLNLPPQISAQKTPVSDTPALVEEEKIIVETAIEEDLVKASPEPAPAEKSGAHSFAGASLPEAFSHGIEALFKSETFQKEPVITNKFKMMLTTMYYENRSAFIEAAKVAKGRSRDYLGENLEQLLASDNKEEVDLLIASKPRDIPYTPFWVVTNANTGRKRIILTQVMAYMGYPHHLIERIKEEI
- the pgm gene encoding phosphoglucomutase (alpha-D-glucose-1,6-bisphosphate-dependent); this translates as MAIHERAGQTAIASDLVDIPKLVSAYYINLPDVTVPSEQVAFGTSGHRGCSFNNAFTELHILAISQALAEYRKEQGYTGPMFIGKDTHALSEPAFASAVQVLVANGIKVIVQAGGGYTPTPVISHAILQYNEANPDNLADGIVITPSHNPPEDGGFKYNPPNGGPADSDVTKIIQDRANEILNDNYDDILQDDFSEAMQSDLVEEYDYIQPYVDDLKNVLNVEAIAKAGIKIGVDTLGGSGVAYWPVIAKTYGLDIEVVNDKVDPTFSFMTLDKDGKIRMDCSSPYAMAGLIKLKDQFDVAIANDPDYDRHGIVTKSSGLLNPNHYLAVAISYLFTNRPDWPATAKVGKTLVSSSMIDRVVGQLGREMSEVPVGFKWFVDGLFDGSFGFGGEESAGASFLRKDGRVWSTDKDGIILALLAAEIIAVTGKDPGEHYAEFAEKFGAPVYTRFDAPASPEQKAVLANLSPEMVEAETLAGEKILEKLTHASGNGAAIGGLKVTTENGWFAARPSGTENIYKIYSESFIGEEHIAKIQEEAQQIVASAFSKAGL
- a CDS encoding glycogen/starch/alpha-glucan phosphorylase; protein product: MATIKEAKAKKTVAKKAPKKATAKKATASKAVAQDVANISCTTEQMQQSIIDRLHKGLGTDSQKANNKAWWNATCYAVNEVVFDKLTQTQQNHSGKDTRSVNYLSLEFLMGRLLSNNLHNLELFKVTEEALKGLGKDLYEICDEEPDMALGNGGLGRLAACFIDSLATLGYPAIGYGIHYEHGLFAQSFQDGRQIERPDTWREYGNPWEICRPESVQHVPLYGYVETVFDEQGSHKVWHAGQKLKGVPWDVPIVGYGAKTVNILRLWESRADEAFDWDVFNAGGYVDAQAEKSQAETVSKVLYPNDETLEGKELRLVQQYFFCACSVKDILRRFKRHNSDWTKLGEKVAIQLNDTHPTIAIPELMRILVDEERLDWDFAWSICQNVFAYTNHTLLPEALEKWSVALFEKVLPRHLEIIYEINRQFLDLVEQKWPGDNAKKATLSIIEESDDRKVRMANLCVVTAFKVNGVAAVHSELVKTDLFPEFHELFPTKLVNVTNGVTPRRWLKACNPKLAALYDEEVGADWVVNLEKLRGVLPKAKDVALQKRFMDIKKDNKLELAKIIKKLTGVEVSADAIFDIQIKRLHEYKRQQLNMIHILALYKRLLDNPDYDMVPRVFIFGAKAAPGYHMAKQIIFALNKIADKVNNDPRVKGKLKVVFLPNYRVSLAEKLFPAADVSEQISTAGLEASGTGNMKFALNGALTVGTMDGANIEMAEEIGAEHMFIFGLSVAEVKALQEKGYNPFDYYYNNPELKSVLDWLDSDFFTPGQPGALSDIKRTLLEGGDQYLCLADYASYSAAHLKIDEMYRNQSIWAEKAILNSGAMGKFNSDRSIEDYASTIWKLTKHPLS
- a CDS encoding DUF406 family protein — translated: MSEDKNSCEADVCEACGTIVELGSVIAEDDTVLVLPFAGAEQADVNKLAEKYINAAKARFETVEVSQVNSATEQGFSCEVSLKFECTAEKLIFEMGLSSI